Proteins from a genomic interval of Musa acuminata AAA Group cultivar baxijiao chromosome BXJ1-9, Cavendish_Baxijiao_AAA, whole genome shotgun sequence:
- the LOC135593842 gene encoding BTB/POZ domain-containing protein At5g66560-like yields MAAEKSSSRGQAWFCTTGLPTDIVIEVGEMSFHLHKFPLMSKSRKLHQLITEIEQKNGADGDEEEIEEVEEDFHHIPLPDFPGGAEIFEAAAKFCYGVKIEITAWNAAALRCAAEYLEMTEEFAEENLVSRTERFLAQSVLRSPRESVKALKSCEALLPMAEDLGLVQRCVESIATRPASADMSSLFGWPIKEGSSGRAAAAADAKLQSAAAALWNGIDTGIRRKNGLRSTAASAAAAVAVDSWFEDLAALSLPFYKRVISAMRAKDLNADVIEGSLISYAKRSIPGLSRSNRHHNASTAAAASSGPLPSEAEQRELLETVITNLPQSKKKSSSSSSGLVTTRFLFGLLRTANILRASEASRTALERRIASQLEHATLDDLLMPSYSYLVETLYDVDCVERIVGFFLEGLEERPATAAAAEEDADDGGDGEEEAGSSLCTDKNKLLVVGKLVDTYLSEIASDANLKPDKFCNLALSLPDHARMFDDGLYRSVDVYLKAHPRITEEEKERVCGVMDCQKLTLEACTHAAQNERLPLRAVVQVLFFEQLQLRRAIAGTLMAAEHEEEEEEDEAAEGERRERGGWRGAAAIQENQVLRLDMDSMRSRVQGLERECSRMRKAIERMDRGAVAAAGGGRGKLARRFGCKFGTQVCVSHHRTVVAPRKS; encoded by the exons ATGGCAGCCGAGAAGTCCAGCTCCAGAGGCCAAGCATG GTTTTGCACTACTGGGTTGCCTACTGACATTGTGATCGAGGTTGGTGAGATGAGCTTCCATCTCCACAAG TTCCCCTTGATGTCGAAGAGTAGAAAGCTCCACCAACTGATCACGGAGATAGAGCAGAAAAATGGGGCAGACGGAGACGAGGAAGAGATCGAAGAAGTGGAAGAGGACTTCCACCACATTCCGCTGCCGGACTTCCCCGGCGGCGCTGAAATCTTCGAGGCCGCCGCGAAGTTCTGCTACGGTGTCAAAATCGAGATCACCGCCTGGAACGCCGCCGCCCTGCGCTGTGCGGCCGAGTACCTCGAAATGACGGAGGAGTTCGCGGAGGAGAACCTCGTGTCGCGGACCGAGCGGTTCCTAGCCCAATCCGTGCTCCGGAGCCCGAGGGAATCGGTGAAAGCCCTCAAGTCCTGCGAGGCTTTGCTCCCCATGGCTGAGGACCTCGGCCTCGTGCAGCGCTGCGTCGAATCCATCGCCACCCGCCCCGCCTCCGCCGACATGAGCTCCCTCTTCGGCTGGCCCATCAAGGAGGGCAGCAGCGGGCGGGCGGCCGCGGCAGCTGACGCCAAGCTCCAGTCTGCCGCCGCCGCCCTCTGGAATGGGATCGATACCGGGATCCGCCGAAAGAACGGCCTCCGCTCCACCGCCGCCTCGGCCGCGGCCGCGGTTGCCGTTGATTCCTGGTTCGAGGACCTGGCGGCCCTCAGCCTCCCTTTCTACAAGCGGGTGATCTCCGCCATGAGAGCCAAGGATCTGAACGCCGACGTGATCGAAGGCTCCCTCATCTCCTACGCTAAGCGGTCGATCCCGGGGCTCTCACGGTCGAACCGCCATCATAACGCCAGCACTGCGGCCGCCGCCTCCTCTGGCCCGCTGCCATCCGAGGCGGAGCAACGGGAGCTCTTAGAGACCGTCATCACCAACCTCCCCCAATCGAAGAAGAAGAGCAGCAGTTCCTCTTCGGGTCTGGTCACCACCCGGTTCCTTTTCGGCCTCCTCCGCACGGCTAACATCCTCCGCGCCTCGGAAGCTTCCCGGACCGCTCTGGAACGCAGGATCGCTTCGCAGCTCGAGCACGCCACCCTCGACGACCTCCTGATGCCGAGCTATTCCTACCTTGTCGAGACGCTCTACGACGTGGACTGCGTCGAGCGGATCGTGGGCTTCTTCCTGGAGGGCCTCGAGGAGAGACCGGCCACCGCTGCCGCCGCCGAGGAGGACGCAGACGACGGCGGTGATGGGGAGGAGGAGGCGGGATCATCCCTTTGTACTGATAAGAACAAGCTGCTGGTGGTGGGGAAGCTGGTGGACACGTACCTCTCAGAGATCGCGTCCGACGCGAACCTGAAACCAGACAAGTTCTGCAACCTCGCACTCTCGCTGCCGGACCACGCGAGGATGTTCGACGACGGCCTCTATCGCTCCGTCGATGTCTACCTCAAG GCGCATCCGAGGATAaccgaggaggagaaggagagggtgTGCGGGGTGATGGACTGCCAGAAGCTGACGCTGGAGGCGTGCACGCACGCGGCGCAGAACGAGCGGCTACCGTTGCGGGCGGTGGTGCAGGTGCTCTTCTTCGagcagctgcagctgcggcggGCGATCGCAGGGACGCTGATGGCGGCGgagcacgaggaggaggaggaggaggatgaggcagcggaaggggagaggagggagaggggCGGGTGGAGGGGGGCGGCGGCGATACAGGAGAACCAGGTGCTGAGGCTAGACATGGACAGCATGCGGAGCCGGGTGCAGGGGCTGGAGAGGGAGTGCTCGAGGATGAGGAAGGCGATCGAGAGGATGGACCGcggggcggtggcggcggcggggggCGGCCGGGGAAAGCTGGCCAGACGGTTCGGCTGCAAGTTCGGCACGCAGGTGTGCGTTTCGCACCACCGGACGGTGGTGGCGCCGAGGAAGTCATGA